TACCCTATTTCATTCACTCTCGATCTATACCATTCACTTTTCGACGTCTAACATTCAATGTTTTTCGTCCCCAAGAATGGATGTGTGTCTCTTTAAGTTTATATATACACGTGAACTATATTTTTTTAGGGTGAGCAAACAGTCAAAGATTGCGACGTAAGTTCATGGTTCAGCGACATGGATCCTGGTTCGTACATAGCTGAATGTGACTTCAAAGTCAAAAATGAATTATCTGCTACTGCCTATATTTATGTAACGGTTGAAAGTCAATAACGAGACAAATGTTGTCTCCGTTCACAATAGTTGCAAAAGCAttccgaaattaattttcgtgaATATATGTAGCATATAGTATTGCAAAAGAAGTCGATTATATtttcggtaaataaataaaaaaccttgcatatatataaatacttattgtttttattcaatttagTAATATTGTATTTCCTTTTCGTCACTGTGTACTTCAAAGTCTCCATTTTGTTTTCAagtgaatattttttacttatgatacgaatcaaaatttaattgaaattacCATTATCATTTAATAAACGGATACTTACGACTTTGAATACTCATTTAATCCAATTGGATTCTATATTGACAAGAATGCCACTGtttctgtacattttttaattgtttaacGCAAATTCAAGTATCTTGTGAgatgaataattatattattttgaatGTAACTATATAGATCCTCTACCAGAGTTTGGGCTATTCGAATaatcattaaaatataaatttattttaataaattccttTAAGTTTACATATAAGTTGAATATTATTTGTATACATTACtttcaaatttacaaataaattggacattattcgttaagtaaagaatattgtttttcgaataaaaatatatttgagtcaatttctattcgaataatttctttaggattatgaataaaattgatactgtttataaaaaacgaataaatttgtttcaaatattatttcaaataaaacgttaaaatgtttcaagcacgttatattattttatgattatttcattttctatgTACTACTCTTGTTTCATgaaataattatgataataataactttatatttgaaataatgaaCCACTTTTGAAAAAAAGAtactaatataataaaattatgactcatagaaaaaaaattaatttatataaatcacAAATATATACAGCGTTTCATAGGTTTGTATATAAACTTtttataaacaaataattattaactatatcaattcttaaaaaatttgtgcacattaatttacatatttacaaGTGCTTCATAAATTGTTTatagtttttaaaaattgacaaagttgatttatttataaaaaatttgtatacaaattAAACTTTCAAGCCACAAAGttatttttaagaatatttaattatttcaaaaacaAATTATTCTCATAGTTATTTCATAAAGTAAATAGCTATAGCAgtcaatattatttaataatataaaatttagcaattaaaaataataattacagacTTCTTATACAATCTTAAATAAGTATTAATATATACTATGGTAGAAAACGAAACATACATCTGTAAATTTTAGTAATAAAGTACATATTATATGAATCAATAATCGTATTATTGTATTACAATTATATCTTTATAATAATCTGTATTAACAATCGTTATAATTATAAGAAAAAACCTatctataataattaaataatactaaTCATTCCGACTTTTCAGAGGAGTCAATAGCTTATATGGAGAAGAAACTGGCGTTGTATAAGTGCTTTCCGGAAGTTCCAAAATGTTTTCCTTCCCCTTGCTGAACACACATTTTTCttctgttttcaatttttctataattttttgcTGATTTCCTATCGTCCTTATCTTGACACGTAAGTcctaaaacatttttaataagaTTTGCAACAAGacgatataatattaatattcaaaattaacgTAATAAAATGACAAATAATCAATAATAGAACCAATTCTACAAATATTAAACGATCCGGTCCAAAAATTATAATCAGACGTACCTCTTCTAGTTGATTGATTTTATCTTTTAACTGAGACACGTGCTTAATTCTTTGCCTATGATTCTGATGGCCAATTAATTCAGCATACTTTTCATTAATCTCTTGATAATTTTTTGCAAGGCGCTCATTATATTCGAGAAGCCTTTTTATTTCCCTAAgccaaaaaaatattatttcattatttaataaaaaaatttataaaacagaTAATCTACATAAAAAAAACTTACTCTTCAGCTGCTACTCGACGGAATTTTTCTTCATCAAATAACTTAGTCATATCctatacataaataataatttaataagtaTATTAGTGTATTAAAATACATATTCTGATACTGATATTTTCAAtcgaattttttgtttttttttcatatattgaAAGTATTTTATGTAAATCCATATATAAAATACCAATTACCTGTATAACATTGTCTCTTTCTTCAAAATCTTTAATTTTACCAGAAAGTTCTTGAATTTTAATATCTGCCTAAAAATATCACATGCCATTAGAAAATGCTTTGTATTCACATTCTATTATACAAAAAATGTATCGCATAAGAATATTGAAAGTCTACCTCATGTAAAGCAAATGCTTGTTTTATCGATTGAAACTCTATTTGTTGATTAGTCTCTATAACTGCATTCCTAGCTTTCAGTAGATCGTTAAGCTTACTGTTTTGTAATTCATATTGTGCAATTGCACTCTCTTGACCAAGATTCTTTTCTTCAGACTTAAGTAACAGATCTTCTACTTTATTGAGATGATTAACCTTTTCGTGAAGTTGGTGTTTCaactaatattttaaattaaataattatttgagtCAGTTTATTCTAAATGATActcattaaaaaataattatagtacaaaaaaaataaataaaaaacaccTCAGCTTCTTTTTTGTCACATTCAGCTTTTAATTGCACTTGTACTTGTAGTGTTACTATTTTCGTTATTGCTTGTTTTAAATCTTCAATTTTAGCTTCAAATACAGATTTAATAGACTCCACCTCGGATAAACGTTTACTTTCTagatgattgaccaatccttttTTAGCATGTAGTTTTTCCATTGAAGCGTGAACCACTATATGTGCTACTTGTGAATTGTGGCACATCATACTCAATAAATCGCGATGCTTATTTATACAATCTTCACTATGCTTTAAGTCGGATTTCAGCCACTCCACTTCACTATTACTTTGAGTTAAATGTTGTGCTAAAGCAGCAACTGCTGCTTGTTTTTCAGCCATTACAACTTCGAAACTACAgaacattttaatatttccaatGTATGCATACATTTTAACATATTTGCATATATTCAAATAAAAAGTTGTACCTCATTTTCCTGGATAACATATCTGCCGCTTCCGATTCAATCTGACCTATCACAATActtaattcttctttttcctgcACTAATTCAGTTTTTACTCTATCAAGTTCCATTTGCAAACTTAGACCAGTACTCTCCTAAATTTAACACATTGAATAATTTAAGGTAATATTACtcatataattaatttattaatactatttgtagtatatatgtatacaagcAACACATGTAATATTAATTACCTGTGTTTCTGCAGAAGACTTTAACTCTTCAAGAATTTCAAGAAGTCTGCTAATCTCATTGTTTTTTTGCACAAGTTTTTCGTCTAATGTTACTTGTTCCTCTTCTACTCGTGTCATATATACTTTATATCTGTCCGCAATCAGTTCCATTTCCTCTTCTACAAAAATCTTTGTTTCTCTGATTATGGCATTTACCTACATCAACAAGCGTGTATTAAAAACTGAAGATAGGTGTCTTTAAATAAAAGCACAAATATTTGGCAAATATcacagaaattaaaaattctaaaagaaCTCTAAACAAGATGCAATATCACTAGTCAAAATTTGTACATACGCATCATACAGTTGTTAAAACTTCTTTAAAAtactaaatgtaatttttattgaaatgtTAAGAAAGAGCACTCAGGGATGTTCTGTATTTTATGCACATGAAACCTGCTTACCATCACATTGCTTTCAGTGATTGTTCTTTTCAGTCTTGCCTCATAATCAGTAATTTCATCAGTTAAACGAGTAATACAAGATTGGAGCTTAGATTTATCTTGTTCTAACGAACGAACTTCACATTTGTGACTTTCAGTTAACTCTTCCAACTTTGTTTTGAGATCTTGTTCTAGTGCTTTAGTTGTCTGAATATTGCAGTCTTCTTTCTCTGAAATCTCCGACAATTGACCTTGTAGGTGCTTAATTtcatcttgatattttttaacgTGGCTGTTTACTACTTCTTGTTGCATTTTTgtctagaaataaaaattagggATTAAAAAACTACATaatcataaaaataaatacttttaattataaaatatattctataacCATTGTTTCTAAATCTTTTTTGTGTTGATCTTCAACTTCAACATGTTTTCGACGTAACTCCTCTAATTGGAATTTTAATGTTTGTACTTCATCCTGCCCATCTTTTACACATTTTCCAAGCTCttctataattttattcttattagAACATTCTACTTCAAGATCTGCAAGATGGTATTCAGATTTATACTTTAAATTTTTATCATTGATTGGAATAAGTGTACGTGGCATTATTTTGGAACAAGGTTTTGTAGTAACTTTTTTACGTAGAAATTGAGGCTGTAAATAAATATCAGTTTATTAGAGTTAAAGTTTATTCCAAaaagatattaatattataatttattatattattcacaTAAATTTTGATTACTTACCGTTTTAAAATTTGGCTCTACATTACCTGTACTTTTGGATAGACCTAAAAACTCACATTCAGCACTACTTATACTTTTATCGTTAAATCTCTCTGATTTGCCAATAACAGACCCATGCACTGTAGCATCAAATTTTGGATCATATGCACCTGGTGCTGGCACATCATCTATAAagttaattatttacattctaattattcattATTCTCATAACAcagattttatattaaaatccaataataataacaaaaactaATATGCTTTCCATAAATACAAAACAAAAGTATAGCATAATAGTTATTAAAAATTTGGAGTATTTTCTTCATTGGATCCAATATTATCCAATATCTTAACAGACATTTATActaaatatgtacataaataaatGATTACTTACTAatgaaaagataaaaataacataaaattttgaaaacgattgcattttgataatatattatatagttGTACATTCACAATATTACACATTACTATGAAAAAGAAACTGTGTTAATTTAGCTTTTAATCATCATTAATTTATATAActataaaaaaattttgtattattgtttattttatttagaaagAAAGTTTCCAGCAATATATGCTAAATGAAAAGATTGATTTTAAGATgattttaagaaaaaaacaatTCATACCAAAAATGATAATGATGTTATTaacgtatttttataataacaaaaattatatgTTCATATTCCGTATACACTAAAGAAACATAAAGAAATGTAACATAGCACTTACTTCCAAATTCATTAAATCTTTGAATTCTGGCTTTTGAAAACGACATTGTGAAGTGTTTCTTAtgtatttgaagaaaataaacaatCGACCGAAGCAGCGTAAATACTAATTTATTGATTGACACTCAAGAAATCgtgatttttaaaaagaataaagttatttttatacgtttatcCCTTTGAACTTTAATCCTCAAATATGTGAGAAAGATTACTCTTCTTCAAACGCTCCTTCGTCCGGAAAATTGCACTGGTTTTTCAGATTTAAAATAACAGTTACAAAACACTGAAACAGCAACGAATCAACGGGTGCGTTATATAAGTGACCAATCCGATACAGCTACATTTTGCTATACAACGTTAATTTCCTATTGGTTAATTTTCAGTGGTAAAAAAGATTCGAAATATAAACTCTTATTACAGTCATAATGTGGTAACCTTCAACATTACGTAGTAGAAGTTGCTAGACCACACATATTTTACGAGGTTGGTATTTCAGATTGAGCGATACcaacttttgtaaaataaaactaaATAAAATATCCATTCTAAATCTCGTTTGTGGTGATTCTGATGGCTACCAACTAATTTATTGTTGTCAATTTTAGTTTTAATTCTTATACTTAATAGagttgatattttattttaatcctaATCAACAATGTTGAAAGTGACAGAAATGGTGGGGGGCTTGCTAGCTTCTGATCCATTTACATGTAAAGATATTGTTTGCTAGATTTAATTGATATCTCGTCTCTACTATATTAACTATGGTGACGAATATTTTTTTAGGTTACTAAAATACTAGATATTAGAAGaaaactaaaataataaattacatttatgAATTAATCTCCGACATCCAACATTAATATAACATGAAATTGGTATCATAGAATACATCCTTAAAGTTTAATTTCGAACGTACTGACGAATCACAATTCAACTTTATCTAACGGTATCTAAACATTCACTAAACGTTCATATTTTCATCACACTTGCTACTAGCAAATTTATGCTTGAAGGAACCAATCAAATTTCAGAAAATTCAAATCTAAATTAAAATCAAAGGAGTTGACTTTTCAAAGTTTCAAGCGGCGGTTATGATATAGAAAGGATTCCAGCGTTGTATATTATTACGAATTATTTGATCAGTTATATGAAACGTCAGTTTCAAAAAAATGTCGGATAGTATAAAAGTTGCAATTAAAGTCAGACCGTTGATCAAACGAGAAAAGGATGAGAATCAAACGATACAATGGATAGTTCAAGGAAACTCTATTGTTTCCACAGATCCAGAGATGAAAAAACGCGGAGATGGAGGATTTTGTTTTGGTAGGTATCAATCATTTgtaaagtatttaaatagtgAAATGTACGTGTCTAATCTTGTTTATACTGAACTTAATGATCAACGTAATCAACTCTTCATATAATTCATTACACTATCTTGTATTGACACAATGTTCACAGATCACATTTTTGACATCAATACATCTAATTCAGATGTTTTCACTACTGTTGTGAAGCCTATTGTTGATGCTGCTGTAAATGGTATCAATGGAACAGTATTTGCATATGGGCAAACAAGCTCTGGTAAAACATATAGTATGCTTGGGACATCCCAAGAACCTGGAATCATACCACTTGCAATTGACTATATGTTTGATGCTATTGCAAATACTGCAGGAAGAGAATTTTTGTTAAGGTACATGTGTATACAGTAAGCCCTCAATATAACAGATTTCTGTTtcgatataataatataaatcatCCTTACCAATGTTTATGTTCATCAAGCTGATGCCATCGGCTAAAGTGGTCAATGGCCTCAGGTGAGTCTTGGGATCAATTGTAGGAATAAAATCACAATATCCTCCTAATATAACAATACAAGGAACCTTGGCTATATAATTATATGGAAGGCTTATTACACTTATTAGTGGGAGAAACTGATATAATAgttatattgtatttaataagACAATGTTCCAATTGatcattatattatatatgaaaCATTACATTCATTTTCTAGAGTATCATACTTAGAGCTTTACAATGAAAGAGTCAACGATTTATTAAATAAGAGCAATATTGACTTAAAATTGAAAGAGGATGGCTGTGGACAAGTAATCTTGCAATGTAAAGAAGAAATCACCAATTGTCCAGAGAATGTATTATCTTTAATGAAGAAAGGAGATAAAATTAGAAGAATTGGAGAGACTAATATGAACGAACGTAGTAGCAGAAGTCATACTATATTTAGAATTGTAAGTTCATATTAAACAATGCATACTTTAGATACAGTATGTCAACAGTTGCACATTTTCTATGTAGACTATTGAAAGCAGAGAAGCAGAAGGAGATTCAGATGCTGCTATACAAGTATCACAATTAAATTTAGTTGATCTTGCTGGATCTGAAAGAGCACGACAAACTGGAGCAACTGGGGAAAGATTCAAAGAAGGACGGCACATTAATATGTCTCTTTCTACATTAGGATTAGTTATCATGCAACTGAGTGAATCACAGGATAGTCAGAAACATGTTAACTTTCGTGACAGTAAATTAACAAGGCTACTCCAAAGTTCACTAGGTGGTAATGCTATGACAACTATAATATGTGCAGTGACTCCTGCTGCCTTAGAAGAAACTCAATGTACTTTGTCGTTAGTACATCATTGTTACAATTGATATTATGTATTtccattattttcaattattactaTATTTGTTTTGTCAATTTTCAGATTTGCATCACGCGCTAAAAGTGTAAAGAATAAACCACAAATTAATGAAGTTATGTCTGATGGAGCACTTTTGAAACGTTATGCAAAGCAATTATCAAAACTTGAAGCAGAGTTACAGGTTTATAATACGAAATCTTATAACAATCATACCAAGACATTTTATAGGACATAATTCATAATTACGTGAATGTATTATTTCAGAGAATAAAATCTGAAAATCGAGTAGCAGAAGTTGAAGAAATGGAATCAAAATTACAGGAAAAAGATCGTATTAACCAATTGCTGGAAGAACGTATTGAATTGTTAAAAACTCGAATTGTTACTGGTGATACTACGAATCATGAGTCGTTCAATTGCAAATCTAAACGTAGACAGACATGGGGTGGTCAGGGAATGTTTAATCACCATTTACCTGTCTTTCAGCCTACAGCTGATGTACCAATCGTAAAAGCAATGTCGTGCAAAAAATCACATAGGAAAAGCATTATTCAATCTGTTGATATAACAAACCAAAGTAAAGtcatttgaatttgaatttttaaatttgtattctGCACGTATACTTCTATTTCTTCTAATAATTATCGATCTGTATATTATCTCTTGTAGCATTTCAAACAGCTTTTACCGATTTCGAATTGGAATTATTTGAGAGTGAAAGagctcgtgaaaatgaaactgcTGACAGTGACGAAGAAACGTTTGTTACAAAACGAAAATATCGCGTTACATTTGAAGATGATGTACTAAGCATTAAATCCAAAGACAACGTAACACTAGAGAAAAGTAATTTTACTATATCACCagagaaaagtaattttaatgTAACACCAGAGATAAGTGATCTTAATGTCTCACCAGAGAGATGTAACACAGCAACTCAAACAATGAGGTAGGTACCAaacataataaataatacatctATCTAATACCATTTTTACTTGTTTCAAAATTGTGACAGTTATCACGCATCTCCTTCCACGCCAAAACACGTTTTACGGAAATGTATCGAGGATTTAACAAAGGAGTATGTGGAACTTCGTCAATTTACAACTTTGGAAAAAGAACTAGTATGTCAAGAAAATCATTATTATGCACATGTAAGTAGAAATAAGTAATTacgtgtattatatttattgattcaatatcattttattcattttttaagcAAAAAGAgtcgaatttagaaaaattaaaggCCAATTCAAAAGCTGTAAATGCGGAAGTAATGGCAACAATTacgaaatttaagaaaaatagtGAAGATTTTAGATCTGAGAAGGACAAGTTTGAACAGATTAATGCTGACTTACAAGATGCATCAAGTAAAATGTCTACACAATTAGAATCAAAGATTATCTCGGAACAAGCTGTAACACAAGAATCAATTGTAAAAGTTGtcgatttagaaaaatatattaaagaaattgCTTTAGAGAGAAACGAATTGGAACGTATTAATGATCAGTTAAGGACCGAATTAGTATCGGAGAAAACTACAAATGAAGAAGTGACGAAAAAGGTTTCCATGTTAGAAAAGCGTATTGAACAAATTACTTCGGACAGAAACGAATTCGAACGTATTAATGATGAGTTAAGGACCGAATTAGTatcggagaaaactacacatgaaGAAGTGACGAAAAAGGTTTCCATGTTAGAAAAGCGTATTGAACAAATTTCTTCGAACCGAAACGAATTAGAACGTATTAATGACGAGTTAAGGACCGAATTAGTATCGGAGAAAACTACAAATGAAGAAGTGACGGAGAAGGTTTCCGAGTTAGGAAAGGATGTTGAAAAAATTGCTTCGGAGAGAAACGAATTAGAACGTATTAATGACGAGTTAAGGACCGAATTAGTATCGGAGAAAACTACAAATGAAGAAGTGACGGAGAAGGTTTCCGAGTTAGGAA
This window of the Ptiloglossa arizonensis isolate GNS036 chromosome 13, iyPtiAriz1_principal, whole genome shotgun sequence genome carries:
- the LOC143153885 gene encoding uncharacterized protein LOC143153885; this encodes MSFSKARIQRFNEFGNDVPAPGAYDPKFDATVHGSVIGKSERFNDKSISSAECEFLGLSKSTGNVEPNFKTPQFLRKKVTTKPCSKIMPRTLIPINDKNLKYKSEYHLADLEVECSNKNKIIEELGKCVKDGQDEVQTLKFQLEELRRKHVEVEDQHKKDLETMTKMQQEVVNSHVKKYQDEIKHLQGQLSEISEKEDCNIQTTKALEQDLKTKLEELTESHKCEVRSLEQDKSKLQSCITRLTDEITDYEARLKRTITESNVMVNAIIRETKIFVEEEMELIADRYKVYMTRVEEEQVTLDEKLVQKNNEISRLLEILEELKSSAETQESTGLSLQMELDRVKTELVQEKEELSIVIGQIESEAADMLSRKMSFEVVMAEKQAAVAALAQHLTQSNSEVEWLKSDLKHSEDCINKHRDLLSMMCHNSQVAHIVVHASMEKLHAKKGLVNHLESKRLSEVESIKSVFEAKIEDLKQAITKIVTLQVQVQLKAECDKKEAELKHQLHEKVNHLNKVEDLLLKSEEKNLGQESAIAQYELQNSKLNDLLKARNAVIETNQQIEFQSIKQAFALHEADIKIQELSGKIKDFEERDNVIQDMTKLFDEEKFRRVAAEEEIKRLLEYNERLAKNYQEINEKYAELIGHQNHRQRIKHVSQLKDKINQLEEDLRVKIRTIGNQQKIIEKLKTEEKCVFSKGKENILELPESTYTTPVSSPYKLLTPLKSRND